The sequence AAACTCCTTAAAAATCAGTATTTTGCAAAATATTTATGCAACAAAGCCTATACATAAGAGCAAACGATCTTCCAACGGTAATTTATGCGGTCGTCCTTTACCAATATGACGAGGTAACTGCTTATTTAGCTCGGCCAACATGAGGTTAAATGTAGCCCAACTAACACCGGTAAGCCTACGAAACTTAACGTCTGATAATTTTTGAATATCTTTGAATTTCATCCAAGGATTATCCTTTGAATTAAATAAGTTTGCTGATTAATTTAAGATCAAATAAATTGTACGTTTTTTGATTTATGACGGAAGTCTATTAACTATATATTATTTCTTAAAAAACTATGTAATATTTAATGGAGTTAATAGGTTGAAATTATGGTAAATGAGTCAAGTGAAAATTTTTAAATATTCTTTTGTAATTTTAGCCGTAGTCTCTGTTTCCGCATATACCATGAGTGATCGTCAATCCACACAGTTTCAAATCAAAATGCAAGTTATAGAAATTTGTGAGATTGGAGCAGGAGGCTCTTCGGATATTGATTTTGGGACTGTGACTCGTAATGCACAGAATGTTCAAGCGACAGGGAGCTTAAATGTTCATTGTACTAATGGTACTCCCTATAATATTGCTTTAAATAGTGATGGTCGTTTGAAGCATGCCAATGATATTTCTATACAAATTCCTTATCAGCTTTATCAAGATCATGCCATGAGCAAAGAATGGGGCAATATTGCAGACAATCGTTTGTCACAACAGGGGACAGGGGAAACACAAAATATTAAGATTTGGGGTAATGTTCCCAATGCTAATGTTCCTGCTGGGAAATATAGTGACACAGTAACTGCGACGATTACCTATTAATTTTAAAAATAAAAATCAATAAGTTAGAGTTACTGTAATCGTGTCAGAGTATTGCCCAGTACTACTGATGGGTTGAGCTGGAACCGTTGCATATATAGGTATATTATGATTGTCTACAGAGTAAAAAGTATTACCTTGCCAAGGTTGATCATCGTGTGCGTTCCTAAAAAGGTTGTATCGGATATAGTTTCCTAAAGCATTTCTCATTCTTCTTTGTGTGCCCTGCGCATTGATGCCATTATTTAAACTGACTTGCATAATAGTG is a genomic window of Acinetobacter sp. YWS30-1 containing:
- a CDS encoding spore coat U domain-containing protein; amino-acid sequence: MSQVKIFKYSFVILAVVSVSAYTMSDRQSTQFQIKMQVIEICEIGAGGSSDIDFGTVTRNAQNVQATGSLNVHCTNGTPYNIALNSDGRLKHANDISIQIPYQLYQDHAMSKEWGNIADNRLSQQGTGETQNIKIWGNVPNANVPAGKYSDTVTATITY